One Pseudochaenichthys georgianus unplaced genomic scaffold, fPseGeo1.2 scaffold_396_arrow_ctg1, whole genome shotgun sequence genomic window carries:
- the LOC139433395 gene encoding dentin sialophosphoprotein-like: ESGSSESGSNESGSSESGSSESGSSESGSNESGSSESGSSESGSNESGSSESGSSESGSSESGSSESGSSESGSSESGSSESGSSESGSSESGSSESGSSESGSSESGSNESGSSESGSSESGSSESGSSESGSSESVSSESGSSESGSSESGSSESGSSESGSSESGSSESGSSESGSSESGSSESGSNESGSSESGSSESGSSESGSSESGSSESGSSESGSSESGSSESGSSESGSSESGSSESGSSESGSSESGSSESGSSESGSSESGSSESGSSESGSSESGSSESGSSESGSSESGSSESGSSESGSSESGSSESRSSESGSSESGSSESGSSESVSSESGSSESGSSESGSNESGSSESGSSESGSSESGSSESGSSESGSSESGSSESGSSESGSNESGSSESGSSESGSNESGSNESDSSESGSSESGSSESGSSESGSSESGSNESGSNESGSSESGSSESGSSESGSSESGSSESGSSESGSNESGSSESGSNESGSSESGSNESGSSESGSSESGSSESGSNESGSNESDSSESGSSESVSSESGSSESGSSESGSSESGSSESGSSESGSSESGSNESGSSESGSNESGSSESGSNESGSSESGSSESGSSESGSNESGSNESDSSESGSSESVSSESGSSESSSSESGSNESSSNESGSNESGSSESGSSESGSSESGSSESGSSVSVSSESVSSESGSSESGSNESGPSESGSSASVSNESVSSESGSSESGSNESGPSESGSSASVSSESVSSESGSSESGSNESGPSESGSSASVSNESVSSESVSSESGSSESGSNESGPSESGSSASVSNESVSSESGSSESGSNESGPSESGSSASVSKPPTSTQSPSPPHRAPHHYTEPPISTQSPPSPHRAPPPPHRAPHLHTEPPISTQSPPISTQSPPTSTQSPPPPHRAPHHYTEPPTSTQSPPTSTQSPPPPHRAPHHYTEPPTSTQSPPTSTQSPPPPHRAPHLYTEPPISTQSPPTSTQRIPTSTQSPPSLHRAPHLHTEPPITTQSPPSPHRAPPPPHREPPPPHRAPHLHTESPHLHTEPPHLHTEPPPPPHRAPHLHTESPHLHTEPPHLHTEPPHLHTEPPTSTQSPPTSTQSPPPPQRAPHPQ, from the exons gaatcaggctctagtgaatcaggctctaatgaatcaggctctagtgaatcaggctctagtgaatcaggctctagtgaatcaggctctaatgaatcaggctctagtgaatcaggctctagtgaatcaggctctaatgaatcaggctctagtgaatcaggctctagtgaatcaggctctagtgaatcaggctctagtgaatcaggctctagtgaatcaggctctagtgaatcaggctctagtgaatcaggctctagtgaatcaggctctagtgaatcaggctctagtgaatcaggctctagtgaatcaggctctagtgaatcaggctctaatgaatcaggctctagtgaatcaggctctagtgaatcaggctctagtgaatcaggctctagtgaatcaggctctagtgaatcagtctctagtgaatcaggctctagtgaatcaggctctagtgaatcaggctctagtgaatcaggctctagtgaatcaggctctagtgaatcaggctctagtgaatcaggctctagtgaatcaggctctagtgaatcaggctctagtgaatcaggctctaatgaatcaggctctagtgaatcaggctctagtgaatcaggctctagtgaatcaggctctagtgaatcaggctctagtgaatcaggctctagtgaatcaggctctagtgaatcaggctctagtgaatcaggctctagtgaatcaggctctagtgaatcaggctctagtgaatcaggctctagtgaatcaggctctagtgaatcaggctctagtgaatcaggctctagtgaatcaggctctagtgaatcaggctctagtgaatcaggctctagtgaatcaggctctagtgaatcaggctctagtgaatcaggctctagtgaatcaggctctagtgaatcaggctctagtgaatcaggctctagtgaatcaggctctagtgaatcaggctctagtgaatcacgctctagtgaatcaggctctagtgaatcaggctctagtgaatcaggctctagtgaatcagtctctagtgaatcaggctctagtgaatcaggctctagtgaatcaggctctaatgaatcaggctctagtgaatcaggctctagtgaatcaggctctagtgaatcaggctctagtgaatcaggctctagtgaatcaggctctagtgaatcaggctctagtgaatcaggctctagtgaatcaggctctaatgaatcaggctctagtgaatcaggctctagtgaatcaggctctaatGAATCAGGCTCTAATGAATCAGactctagtgaatcaggctctagtgaatcaggctctagtgaatcaggctctagtgaatcaggctctagtgaatcaggctctaatgaatcaggctctaatgaatcaggctctagtgaatcaggctctagtgaatcaggctctagtgaatcaggctctagtgaatcaggctctagtgaatcaggctctagtgaatcaggctctaatgaatcaggctctagtgaatcaggctctaatgaatcaggctctagtgaatcaggctctaatgaatcaggctctagtgaatcaggctctagtgaatcaggctctagtgaatcaggctctaatGAATCAGGCTCTAATGAATCAGactctagtgaatcaggctctagtgaatcagtctctagtgaatcaggctctagtgaatcaggctctagtgaatcaggctctagtgaatcaggctctagtgaatcaggctctagtgagtcaggctctagtgaatcaggctctaatGAATCtggctctagtgaatcaggctctaatgaatcaggctctagtgaatcaggctctaatgaatcaggctctagtgaatcaggctctagtgaatcaggctctagtgaatcaggctctaatGAATCAGGCTCTAATGAATCAGactctagtgaatcaggctctagtgaatcagtctctagtgaatcaggctctagtgaatcaa gctctagtgaatcaggctctaatGAATCAAGCTCTAATGAATCAGGCTCTaatgaatcaggctctagtgaatcaggctctagtgaatcaggctctagtgaatcaggctctagtgaatcaggctctagtgtATCAGTCTCTAGTGAATCAgtctctagtgaatcaggctctagtgaatcaggctctaatGAATCAGGCcctagtgaatcaggctctagtgcATCAGTCTCTAATGAATCAgtctctagtgaatcaggctctagtgaatcaggctctaatGAATCAGGCcctagtgaatcaggctctagtgcATCAGTCTCTAGTGAATCAgtctctagtgaatcaggctctagtgaatcaggctctaatGAATCAGGCcctagtgaatcaggctctagtgcATCAGTCTCTAATGAGTCAGTCTCTAGTGAATCAgtctctagtgaatcaggctctagtgaatcaggctctaatGAATCAGGCcctagtgaatcaggctctagtgcATCAGTCTCTAATGAGTCAgtctctagtgaatcaggctctagtgaatcaggctctaatGAATCAGGCcctagtgaatcaggctctagtgcATCAGTctcta AGCCCCCCACCTCCACACAGAGCCCCTCACCTCCACACAGAGCCCCCCATCACTACACAGAGCCCCCCATCTCTACACAGAGCCCCCCATCTCCACACAGAGCCCCCCCACCTCCACACAGAGCCCCCCACCTCCACACAGAGCCCCCCATCTCTACACAGAGCCCCCCCATCTCCACACAGAGCCCCCCCACCTCCACACAGAGCCCCCCACCTCCACACAGAGCCCCCCATCACTACACAGAGCCCCCCACCTCCACACAGAGCCCCCCCACCTCCACACAGAGCCCCCCACCTCCACACAGAGCCCCCCATCACTACACAGAGCCCCCCACCTCCACACAGAGCCCCCCCACCTCCACACAGAGCCCCCCACCTCCACACAGAGCCCCCCATCTCTACACAGAGCCCCCCATCTCCACACAGAGCCCCCCCACCTCCACACAGAGAATCCCCACCTCCACACAGAGCCCCCCATCACTACACAGAGCCCCCCACCTCCACACAGAGCCCCCCATCACTACACAGAGCCCCCCATCTCCACACAGAGCCCCCCCACCTCCACACAGAGAACCCCCACCTCCACACAGAGCCCCCCACCTCCACACAGAGTCCCCCCACCTCCACACAGAGCCCCCCCACCTCCACACAGAGCCCCCCCCACCTCCACACAGAGCCCCCCACCTCCACACAGAGTCCCCCCACCTCCACACAGAGCCCCCCCACCTCCACACAGAGCCCCCCCACCTCCACACAGAGCCCCCCACCTCCACACAGAGCCCCCCCACCTCCACACAGAGCCCCCCACCTCCACAAAGAGCCCCCCATCCCCAATAG
- the LOC139433396 gene encoding uncharacterized protein: MDTSSCLIFKKDRIHVPQTEGEQGGSGDFDPQVHSSLDMVLHQLTTCSGQTESGSSESGSSESGSNESGSSESGSSESGSSESVSSESVSNESGSSESVSSESVSNESGSSESGSNESGSNESGSSESVSSESDSSESVSSESGSSESGSNESGSSESGSSESGSSESGSSESGSSESGSSESGSSESGSNESGSSESGSSESVSSESGSSESGSSESGSSESGSSESGSSESGSSESGSSESGSSESGSNESGSSESGSSESGSSESGSNESGSNESGSSESVSSESGSSESGSNESGSSESGSSESGSSESGSSESVSSESVSSESGYSESVSSETGSSESVSSESGSSESGSNESGSNESDSSETDSSESVSSESGSSESGSNESGSSESGSSESGSSESVLMNQALVNQGSSESGSNESGSSESGSSESGSSESGSSESGSSESGSSESGSSESGSSESGSSESGSSESGSSESGSSESGSSESGSSESGSSESGSSESGSSESGSSESGSSESGSSESGSSESGSSESGSSESGSSESGSSESGSSESGSSESGSSESGSNESGSSESGSSESGSSESG, encoded by the exons gaatcaggctctagtgaatcaggctctagtgaatcaggctctaatgaatcaggctctagtgaatcaggctctagtgaatcaggctctagtgaatcagtcTCTAGTGAATCAGTCTCTaatgaatcaggctctagtgaatcagtcTCTAGTGAATCAGTCTCTaatgaatcaggctctagtgaatcaggctctaatgaatcaggctctaatgaatcaggctctagtgaatcagtcTCTAGTGAATCAGACTCTAGTGAATCAgtctctagtgaatcaggctctagtgaatcaggctctaatgaatcaggctctagtgaatcaggctctagtgaatcaggctctagtgaatcaggctctagtgaatcaggctctagtgaatcaggctctagtgaatcaggctctagtgaatcaggctctaatgaatcaggctctagtgaatcaggctctagtgaatcagtctctagtgaatcaggctctagtgaatcaggctctagtgaatcaggctctagtgaatcaggctctagtgaatcaggctctagtgaatcaggctctagtgaatcaggctctagtgaatcaggctctagtgaatcaggctctaatgaatcaggctctagtgaatcaggctctagtgaatcaggctctagtgaatcaggctctaatgaatcaggctctaatgaatcaggctctagtgaatcagtctctagtgaatcaggctctagtgaatcaggctctaatgaatcaggctctagtgaatcaggctctagtgaatcaggctctagtgaatcaggctctagtgaatcagtcTCTAGTGAATCAgtctctagtgaatcaggctaTAGTGAATCAGTCTCTAGTGAAacaggctctagtgaatcagtctctagtgaatcaggctctagtgaatcaggctctaatGAATCAGGCTCTAATGAATCAGACTCTAGTGAAACAGACTCTAGTGAATCAgtctctagtgaatcaggctctagtgaatcaggctctaatgaatcaggctctagtgaatcaggctctagtgaatcaggctctagtgaatca GTTCTaatgaatcaggctctagtgaatcagggctctagtgaatcaggctctaatgaatcaggctctagtgaatcaggctctagtgaatcaggctctagtgaatcaggctctagtgaatcaggctctagtgaatcaggctctagtgaatcaggctctagtgaatcaggctctagtgaatcaggctctagtgaatcaggctctagtgaatcaggctctagtgaatcaggctctagtgaatcaggctctagtgaatcaggctctagtgaatcaggctctagtgaatcaggctctagtgaatcaggctctagtgaatcaggctctagtgaatcaggctctagtgaatcaggctctagtgaatcaggctctagtgaatcaggctctagtgaatcaggctctagtgaatcaggctctagtgaatcaggctctagtgaatcaggctctagtgaatcaggctctagtgaatcaggctctagtgaatcaggctctaa tgaatcaggctctagtgaatcaggctctagtgaatcaggctctagtgaatcaggc
- the LOC117442247 gene encoding chymotrypsin A-like: MAFLWILSCLAFVGAAYGCGSPAIPPVITGYSRIVNGEEALPHSWPWQVSLQDYTGFHFCGGSLVNENWVVTAAHCNVKLSHRVILGEHDRSSNAEDIQVMKVGQVFKHPRYNGFTINNDILLVKLASPAVMSVRVSPVCVAEAGDNFPGGMKCVTSGWGLTRYNAADTPSLLQQASLPLLTNDECRRFWGSKISDLMICAGASGASSCMGDSGGPLVCEKAGAWTLVGIVSWGSGICTPTMPGVYARVTELRSWMDQTIAAN; the protein is encoded by the exons ATGGCCTTCCTCTGGATCCTGTCCTGCCTTGCCTTTGTCGGCGCCGCCTACG GATGCGGCTCTCCCGCCATCCCCCCCGTCATAACGGGTTACTCTCGCATCGTGAACGGAGAAGAGGCACTCCCCCACTCCTGGCCCTGGCAGGTGTCCCTGCAG GATTACACCGGCTTCCACTTCTGTGGCGGCTCTCTGGTCAACGAGAACTGGGTGGTGACCGCCGCTCACTGCAACGTCAA gCTGTCCCACCGTGTGATCCTCGGAGAGCACGACCGCTCTTCCAACGCTGAAGACATCCAGGTGATGAAGGTCGGCCAG GTGTTCAAGCACCCCCGCTACAACGGCTTTACCATCAACAACGACATCCTGCTGGTGAAGCTGGCGTCCCCCGCCGTGATGAGCGTCCGCGTGTCCCCCGTCTGCGTCGCCGAGGCCGGAGACAACTTCCCCGGAGGCATGAAGTGTGTGACGAGCGGATGGGGGCTGACCCGCTACAAcg CTGCTGACACCCCCTCCCTGCTGCAGCAGGCCTCCCTCCCCCTGCTCACCAACGATGAGTGCCGTCGCTTCTGGGGAAGTAAGATCAGCGATCTGATGATCTGCGCCGGAGCCTCCGGAGCCTCATCCTGCATG GGAGACTCTGGTGGTCCTCTGGTCTGTGAGAAGGCTGGAGCCTGGACTCTGGTGGGCATCGTGTCCTGGGGCAGTGGTATCTGCACCCCCACCATGCCCGGGGTCTACGCCCGCGTCACCGAGCTGCGCAGCTGGATGGACCAGACCATCGCTGCCAACTAA